The following is a genomic window from Melopsittacus undulatus isolate bMelUnd1 chromosome 8, bMelUnd1.mat.Z, whole genome shotgun sequence.
aactaacaGAGGGAGACAGAGattagatcttaggcagaagctcttccctgtgaaagtgctgaggcactggcacagggtgcccagaaaagctgtggctgccccagctcTGACCCCAGCCCCCCAACCTGCCCCtggttggacggggcttggagcaacctggtctagtggaaggtgtccctgcctgcggcagggggttggaactgggtgagctttaaggtcccttccaaccccaaccattccatgattctcacATCCTTTTCCAAAGATGTATTTCCTAGCCAATCATTCATCATCCTGTATATAAACAGGTAACAGCTTCTACTGAACTGCATCCAATATTAGACACTTTTTCCAATCTGTCAAGACTAATTTTAACTCAAAGTCTCAAACACATTTGCAAATTATTCCAGCTTAGTTATATCTAGAAAATAAGTAAGGACACTTTTTATTCAACCATGCTAAACATTAGTAAAATACCATACAAGACCACACCTTAATACCAACAAAATTCAGGTTTATTTTGACACTGACAAATCCCCAACTAAATACCTACTCCAATGGAGAACTTTGATTCAGATCTAGAAAAAACTTTAATTGAACCTCCCATCTCAGCTGTGCAATATATCCTATGCCCTTACAATTCCATTATTTCTTACTATTATCCCATATTAAATATTCTGCTATAAAGTTTGCTGGAATTTggtaaattaaaatatataccTGTTTGGGAGTAAGAGCCAACAGCACTGACAGGAAATAGAACATCTGAGTCATCGTTCAGGACCTGCAGAGGACTCCAACTGCATATCTGAGAGTTGCATGTGCCTAGTTCATGGGGCCtagatttaaaacaaaccaacagaacAACCTGTTTATACAGTCAGTATTCATGTTCACAATGCTTGGGTTTCTTTCAGAGATATCACTGCCAGAAAAGTCTTTAATTTCAATCTACCTGCCAATTTCTTGTTTCAGATAAACTCATTCAAGATCAGATTATTTCAAAGATGAGACAGGAAGCTCTTTTTCTCCAGAGGGATTTCTGTGTCAGAAATAGAGAGGTCATCCTAGTAgctaaaattatttctttttccctcatttttgttttgtcctgTCTTGTTTAATTATCTGCTCTGATGATAACAGGCTTACTTTGTTCAAAATACATGGGGTTACTGTGAAGCCAAAACAGAATTGATAGCCATACTAAGAATAAGGACATTTCAAATAGGCCAGAATTATAGCATGGGTATACGATGCAACAATATCAACAACTAAGAATTTAAAGGAGAACAAGTCTGAAATCAAGATAGTTTGGTTTTCAGTGGAACTTGGAAGCAAAGTACCATCACTACAGTGCCTAAATGGTTTAAACAAGGGGAAAGAAGATACAGGAAGGGGTAAAGGTGTGCAACAAAACCTGTAATTCAGTCACACTGATCTGTCAGTACTcatggaggaaggaggaagggagtgGGGAAGGCTTGGAAAATGGCTCCTGCAGCTACTTACTTTTCAGAAGCTTCTGTTTCCCCTTCTGTGTCTTTATTTCCTAATGATTTTCCATACAGCTCATCTTCATATGCATCTTCATCATCAATGCTCTTCACGTCTAGTTTCTGGTATTCATATTCTCCATTCAGGAACACCGAGTTGCTCTTCCATGAATGGTTACTTTCACTCCCATTCAAACTCTTCCCAAGAATGCTTTCAGATGAGGGTGATGCAAAAACTGAAGGTCTGTCTACACTCTCCTCTGAACTTTCTCCTATAATCAGAGTCTTTGTTGCGTCCCCCAAATTGTGgtcatcttcctcttcatcaaATGAGATAATATTAGTCactctcttcttcttttttctgtcctttttacACTTCAAATCTAGCAGCAATATAAAGGTTTACATAGtttacaaagagaaacaaagcaatacACTTGTTCTTGTAAGAAAAAGCCTCTTAGATCTATGAGGCTTTTCATTATCTTTCCATACACATCAGCTTTTAAGTCTCTAACTACCATCTTTATTTTATATGCCTTACATAATTCAGATTCTAGAAGACATTTTAGAAGTGCATTCCTAAGAGCATTCAATTGGAACTGGGAAAAAATTCAAAAAGCttgtaaaattacatttaaaattgtaCTTGGCTTGCTGTCCCTCCCAAGGAATATGGTTAGTGTATATTGAAGAGTCTGAGTACacaatacagaaaacacaaaacttctgggaagaagaaattaaaaagaacaaacaacacaaaatcCAGCCAGCCTGCAATCAAATAAAGATactttttgtctgtattttgaaaactgaGCAGTCAAGTCTTCAGGTAAAGAAACTGAACTTGATCCATCAATGGGTAACTGGCTCTTGCTCTGGAAATACACTGAAATCCTCTCAAATAGATCACACCTATGCCTTGACAGCACTCACTTTCCAATTATTACCTCTCCACACCGATTCTGATGCGCACACAAGGCTGAATGGTCTTGCAAAGTTGAAGCCCTCTAAGAAATACCAGAAATGCACTCACCAAACAACTCACATTGGGAGTCAACTGTTTTAATTCAAGTCTAGCTGTTATATATCCACAAAATATATTAACATATTTCTAAGAGTTAGAGGATGTTAAAATCCATCCTGGATGCAAACAGAATTCCATCTTTAATGAGAACATCTGACTTGCTCTAGCATGTAACATATAATGGCATTTGAACAAACCCAATGTTTTTAAAGTGACCTTTTATTGCAAGTTGTACATTACATGTACTGTATCCACATGGACTGTACACATAAGGTACACTAAGTTGTACAGCCATGTGCAGAATATTGTCAATTATTCTGTTGTTTTATCTTGCAAGCCTTTTTTATACTTACCAAGTTATCCCAAGTCAAGTATTAACTACTATTTTAATCTCACTTAAagtggaaaacaacaaaagctttATGACAAGTTTGTTTTGAGACGAAGCCTCTTTTAAATAACAGTAAGAAATAGATTTTATCTCAAGTTCTATTCCTAGCAGACACCATTCACTTGTGgggttctttcttttttctaaaaaCAATTTAAAGCCTAAAATAAAACCTTGCTTCTCAATGGAAAAACACTCTGTAtcttaataaagcaaaatactCCTTCAGCTCAGCTTCTGGAAATAAAGATGATAAAATGTTCCTCTGCTTTtggaattctttttttcatttttggaaatgaaaatgtacaATGAATGCCGCATTTTGCTTAATTATAAAAGATTAAGACTTTGGGTCTTTGTCAGTAACTAACACCCTACAAACTGGTTGCAACACTAACATATTTTAAAGTAGAAAGGGTGTATAAGTTTTCATTTGTGGTTATTACCTGCTTCCTAGAGAAATTCAGACTGTAAACATGGGTGCTGCTTGAAGAAGATTACAagctattatttttatctgataTATATATACCAACAGATACATAGCAGTGCATTTTTGAATGATAAAAGTGCCAGAAGAAAAcatattaataatgaaaaatcatgacaCGAGAAACTGCAAGGCATTACCTCATTAATAAGAAATTGAAATTCAGGTTGCAAGCAAAGCACTTTACCAATTATATAGTTTAGCTTCCCTCTCACACTGACACAAGAGAGATAAAACTCTCAAATACTTCGCATGTGTAATGCACTTCAGGTTTTTGTTCCATAATCATGCATTAAATTTAACTGGAGAAGTTATTTTAACACACGAGAATTTTATAAGTTGCTGAATGAGATAAACATTGTAAAAATGCTTACCAGCATTTACACTCTTTGAGAGAACAGGAAGTGGGTCAGTGTCCTGATCAGGTTTTATTAGAATAGAGACAGCAGATGATGCCGTGATCTCTCTAAGAAGGCTGCTAACACCCTGTGTGGATTCTTTCAACAATGAGGTCACATTCTGCGTTGATTCCTTTAACAAATCAGACACAGTGGGTGTGCATTTGCTCTGCCCATTTAAATCTTTATTGTCAATGTTGATTGCAAAAAGAATGGAGTTCAGacctgcagagaaaagaaagggaaaaataagacCAAAAGCTCACTATATACTTCATACAAAAGTCATAAAGACAGAACCTAAGAATTAACAAAGCTATGACAcgtaaaacatttcttccccCAAATTTCCCACAGTTCACCATCCACAAATTCTTATTCTGTCATGTACCATTCATTCTTTTTTAGATCACGTTCAAGCTGATGCCATCAGTTCTGAATTTATCTTGATGGCTGTTCAACTGCACATTAAATAAGCGGTAAGTACTGTGaacacatttatttataatCTTCTTTTTAAACTCATTTCACTGCAACTTAAGTATTTGTTGGTTACTAAATTCTATTAACAAAACTTGCATGAACCCTATTTTGCAGAATGAAGCATGTGACCACATATCTGAGAAAAGGGGTGTACACGGTAATAATACATTACTTCTGTGGTCATTTCTCGGTTATCATTCCTACTCTTACTCTCCTTTCATGTATTTACCTATAATTTGGGTCTTACTATAGTAAGTCTATCACTGCTATTTTCTAGTCAGGAATTAGTCAGGAATTCTGCTTCAGACAGAAGATGATGCTTCAGGCATCATCTGCTGTCTTGATTCTAATAAAACCTGATCAGGACACTGACCCACTTCCTGTTCTCTCAAAGAGTGTAAATGCTAGCAAGcatttttgcagtgtttgtCTCATTCAGGAATTCTAGACAGGAATTacccattttgttttctcaaagtTGCACTAGGTTTATAAAAGAAGCTAGCCTTGACTGAGAAGTTAGAAAGCTTCTGTGAAAGGCTTCTGAACTGTAAGAAGGATAGatccagtattttaaaagttcatCAATTCATAGCATAAACTAGCATTCACCCTAAATGTGCATCTTGACACACATTTTCCACATAAGCAAAGAGCACTTGAGAGAAGCTCCCCACAACCAGAAACAGATATGAAGAATGTTAAAATGAAGAACAGTAGCATTTTAGAGAAAGTCTTACCAGCTGCCATGGTAGGAATCATACTAGAACGTTCTTCATCCATCATAAAAGACCAATCTTCATAGAAGACACTACAATTTGAAACGGAAAATAAGAGAATATGCAGTCCTGTATTAACATACTTTCCACTTCTAAAAGACATGAAAACCCTGAAAAATGACTACCCCAATAGACTAAATTATATGTCCTGGAGTTCTGAAATAGAGCAAACTGAACAGTTATCAAAGACATACTACATAGTACTTTATCTTCACTTTTATCTCTGCATTTCTACATGGACAAAACAGCCACAAAGGGCAAGAAGGTTCATTCTCCATTAGCAGTCACAATATTTCTCTACACCTACTGCTATACTGCCTATATAGGTTTTAAATAACTCGAGTTGACTGTAATTACTAAGCCAAATGAAAAGAATGGATTTCTGCTAAATCCACTGGACTTGATCAAGCTCATCAAAAAAGGAAGATACCCCAACTTTTCAAAAAGAAGCTAAAGATGTATCAGTGAAAAGGTGGGACTCAGTTAATTGTGAACTAAAGTGCATTTCACATATCCAAAGTACCTCAAGATTTCACAACGCATAGTAAGTTACTCTCAGTAACTCTGCAAAAGTAGGTTCACAAACCAGTACAAAAGCAGTTCGAAGTGATCTGCAATAGTAGCTACCTATTGCTGGACTGCTCTTCAATTACTGGATGAGCATCTCCAAAAGGCCTCAGGCAACTGCCATTGACAAACTGCTAAGATCAAGGCTGCAACTGTGTGCAATGTTAACAGCATGAAAGGGGCACCTCAAAGCCTGGTGTCAAGGTCTCAGTGAGAAATACTGTTGAAAGAACGGGAAAGGGAGTTATGAAAGAGGATGGAAATTAAGATGAGGACAGAAGCATACATTCTCATGTGCTAGAATGAAGCCAGTTTCAGATCACGTGTTGATAACAGCACAAGCCACCATTTAATGGCtgctaaaatttaaaaaaatgaacaaaatgtaAGTATAAGATTAAGTGGGTTTGCTAGCAAAGCAATTAATACACTGCATTAGTACAGCTGtattttttggttggttgttttaaTCTCTTTAATCATTTGTCCATACATTTCCTGCATTACAAAGGTATCAAATACAGTACCCAAGTCGATTCTTATCTGCCAGCAGCATATGAACGTATCTTTCCAGGGAATGCTCATTTAATGCACAGCGCAACCAGGCCCGGCCTCTACCAATGTCTGTGGTAATTGTCTTCAGAGAGTAAAAGCGCTGCAGTTCATGTTTATTCAGAACTTCTTTCACATAGTACCAGAACACTggctctgaaataaaaaagtaaaaataataatacttaaaaacacatcaaaaaaACTCACATCTGAATGCATTTACATGTAATTTTCCAAAAAAAGCAGGTAGCGATATATAACTGCACAAAGGTAAATCATTCAGCATCTTCATACAACTCAATAGTTAAATAAGTTATTTATTTCTACAGAACTTGGGCTATTTAAGCAACTAGAGCTTTTCACCTCattgaaaaaaacacacacattcacatTAAACTCTTACATCTTTAAACTGAATTCACATTTAAAGCACATTCAAACTAGTATGTCACACATAGAGCAGGTTCTAATGTTCAGCTGGGAATGTATTATATGAAGTAAAAGAACTCATTAGAATTCTACCTTGCTGCTAATTGTGAAATGTTGGAAGCTAGGACCAAAAGAAAAGATAGCTCCAGAATTTACAGACATGTAAATGACAAATTcatgttactttaaaaaaaaaaaaagtgttacatTTAAAAGGCAACAACACCCCTTTCCACCAATATATTCTCCTTGCCCTGTTCCCACATATTGATAAAAAGGGGGTTTTGCAGTtgcctcaactttctcagttGGACGTAACAAAAATCTACCTCAGTAACTGTAAATGTTTTATCCCTATCAGAATTCAAGATATTTGCCAAAGATGCTATTCATGATGGAACTGTAGAAGTGCAGATTTCCAAACACCAACATCTCTAGAGAAGCTTGGTATGAAAATTACAACACAATTAAGAAAGCAATAACCACTTTCACTGATTATTGAGAGTCCAAGTGCTAAGCCTGGTACCAGCAGACTGCAGACCTAAAACTTCCATCACAAATTGCATCACTTGCACTTATCAACTGCTTAAAATAGAACCATTAAGATTAACTAATtacctgtttcagttttactgGAGAAACCTGCTGCCTGTttgatggctgctgctgttaaCGCTAGTCCTCGACTCCTCCTCAGACCATGCTGAAACACAGCTTCAAACTGAGCACACAAACAAGTGACTCTGCAACAGAATTTGTAAAGAAATCTTGTGAAAAGAACAATCAACTatgtttttacatgttttctaCATGTTTATTCCAAATCTCTGAATGTAAAGATGAACATGCAGTGAAAGACTCCTTGTATGCTCTAATCTCATTATCTACAAACAGTATAATCTACTTATACCCAAAGCTTCGTTATGACATTCATTCAAGGCCAcgctgaacagagccttgggcaacatggtctaacGTGAGgcatcccttcccatggcaagggggtttggaactgtatgatcttaagatcttttcaaacccaaaccattctatgactatCCAAAGCTGGGGCACAAATGACTTTCAGAAGAATTGGCAATCAGTTGAGAAGTCATCCTCACCTGCTATAGTGATTGTTAGTCACATCATTTCAGTTTCAGATTTCATGCaattacattttcataaatACCCTTTGTGCTACACATGCAATGagtgtttttctgaaaatatgctGTAACTTCCTATGCAATTAATAGACAATTTTATTCATTTGCATTAGTACTCTATAATTCAAGCCTAGGAAAACAAGTACACATTTTAATATTCTccagaaatcccaggcacaggaaaataaggaagatttttctgaagatgTGTTGAATCTTCATGTTTTGATGCTGTTCTCTACAATACTATTTACGCatctcctgattttttttttaacataaccCAGTTAATAAATCAGTCTTCACACAACTAGAAACACTGTAAAACCAGCACAATTTAGCCtgccaaagaaagaaatattactGAAACCTACAGGGAAGAGTAAGACTTAAGGTACAACAGACAGGAAGGAAATCTttgtctgaaatacagaaagtaaGTATTACTTTTGGCTATTAAATAAACAATACTTAAAACTTAAGCTTTAAGAAAGTTGTCAGCTCACTGCCGAAACTGATTTCTAAAAGGAAGGGCAGGTACTTTAAGTTCAAGCAAACGCATAAAAGTGGTTGACAAAGTGGCACAGGACTCTGCTCCAACGTTCCACAAGTACAGAGTTCTATTCAGGGTCACAAAAAAAGCAGATCTCAGGAAAAGCACTGACAGAAAGAGAAGTGTATTTACCATAACTGCCCTGGACAGCAGAGCTTTTAACATGTAATGCTTTCCAGTTCATCTATGTTAGGAAACTTTACTTTGTTAGGAAAACTCGACTAATAAAACAGAGTATCATTCAAACAATACTCAAGATGATTGTGGAGCCCTTGTAATTAAATTTTGCCAAGAAGtctgctgctgtcagaaatGGAAATTCCTGCAGATACTTAACTTTtcaactcagaaaaaaaaacagaaattaggTTCTGTGAAAAAGCTCATGTTACTTAAAGCCTGTGTGATCTGCTAACTCCTTTAGCCTGGAGTTCCACACACAGCTAACATACAGGAGCTGCATTACAAGTTACTCCTGAAAGGAGATGGGTTTGCCCATCTCAGCCCTAGTggcttcctcctcttctgcacTTCCCATTGCTTCTACCTGCTTCGCCTCCTTGCAGCAACTGTAGCATTCACCAGATGTTTTACTGATTCAACTCCCTAAAATGGCAGAAGGCTATccttttgcattatttcttctttaaattcaTTCACAGAGGACTGGATGATCACCAGCCATTGCTCAAAAAGGTGGTGCAAGGAAGTAGTACTGTAGTTGGCAATGTTGAGGAGATACATGAACCCTCTCCACCCCTTCAGTAGCAATGAATTATTACAGACTTTCCAGATGTCATGAAAACACACCCTTAAACATGTTCTTAAGGACTGAATAAGGAGGGGATTGAAGATAATTTTATACATAATTTATAAATGGTCAACAGAGAATTAACTTCTTCCCAAAAGGCAGAGTCAAACTTCAAGGAAGTAAGAAAAACTACAACAAACAACTGCATTGAATCCTGGATTTATCTTTACCCAAGATTCTTTGACAGGACAGGTTGTGAGATAGACTCAATAGGATACAGAACACAATGCTATTTCTGTCTGTCAGTCATCTTCTTTAAAGCCATAGAAACCAATATGTCATATCTAACAACAAATGTAACTAATATGaattaaatgacattttttgaCTTACTTTAATACAAAGGAGCAACTTCtcatacagaaaaggaagaaaaccaggtTTATAACATGTCAGCAATTAGAAAGAATAAGGACGACAATTTCCTTAGTGACTGTGTTAAACACACTTGACAGTTAAGTGTCAGGCTTCATAAAACACGGGTGTACTGGTAGTAAATatgcattcattttaaaaaaggttttataGAAGGTCAATTCTCCCAATGTCATGTTCCAACCTTAGGGTCCAATGCTTTGGCATGAACTCTGCAGCCATTCAAACACTTGCAGCTTCATACATACTGTGTTAAGCTATCAaatttttaagatgaaaaattcAGAGTCCCAATGTCAGTAGAAACGGGTTTTGGAGCGTGTCAGGAATTTCATGCCATTACAATACATAATCTAAGCATGTTGGAAGTTTCTTAGACTATTTTACCTGCTATCAGAGTCTgaagcaatttcttttcttcctccaaatCGTATTTGACACTGTAATAAACAGACTTTAATAAATTCTTGTTGTACTAACAAACTTAGTATTTCAAAATACCTCCATGTAAGAAACAAAGTCATGACAAAAAAACGAAGTACTACAAAACAACACATTGGCAAATACAGCCTGCAACCAAAAAAGTGTTTCATGGCATTATGTTCCACTAATGGCTTACTCTCTGGAGTTCTTGCTGTATGCCCTTGCTAGTCAGCACAAAACACCTGCAGGTCCTTCAGTATATTTGAGTGAAAATTACTACTTTTGAGTTTTAAATGTacaaccacaaaaccaaacattgcTCCTATTCAGCTCAGCATTACAGTTAGAGAAGGATCATTCTTTATAACGTATCACTGGCTTACTTGTCAGGTAGTCTTTTGCCTCCCAAGCTGTCCTAAATTGAATCAAGCCTATGAAATTCTATTTTCTGAACTTCATCCTGATGctagatacacacacacacaaactaaTCCCATCTTTATCTCTATTGTAACCATTCAGTAAAATCCtagtgcaaagaaaaaaagctgttactGTAAAATGTACAGTACAATGCAGTACACTACAATTTAGTTCAGTGGTGTAAGtattacaaatatatattcttACACATATTctgtattataaatatatttatatgtattatatgtatataaatacgTATTATACATATTATAAATAcgtatataaatatgtattataaatatatttataataagCATAAATATCACAAATATAACCTGTCAAGAACAAgaatttaaaatactgcataaTAGGTGTTTAGTAGCAGACAAAACCAACTCAGTAGTAGTACTGTGAGAAGTACAAGATTTCTTCTTTggtaaaaaggaggaaaaaagggcaAAGACAAGACAGTTCCTGCTAGAAGTGACAACTTGGAGTAAGTATGCTATAAAAATATGTACTGGATTTCTCACCTGTTTAACTGCATCCAGCAGCCGTTCCAGAAGAAACTGTCTTTTAGTGTCATTGTTCTGTGAACCTGAAATTCAACATGACATCAATATAAAATGAGTATCTTCTTACTGTCAAACCACCTTACTGCAGAAGGAGTTTTTTACCAGGTGAAACAGAGAGCCATTGTTATAATAAATCCCTTAAAATTTAACTACCAGCATAGTTCGTCCTGGTTAATACCTATAAAATCTAGTTTGCTACGTGAAACTATGCAAGACAATCTTTACCTTCTCAATCACTTTAGCGACAGACAGCATAATGATCTGCTTGTCAGAATATACTTTAGAAACTCCCAAAAATATGTGTAAAATCTACTGTTTTATTAACCTACATCACCTCTATCATTTCTTTATTCTGAACTCGAGTTTAAAGTATCCTTCATAAACCTCTTGTGACCTCTCTGGAATTAAAGTCActgttcttcttttcctctcaaagAACATACAGTTAACATATGCATAGCCTGAAAGCCGGTTACAAAAATTGCATGAGCAAGTTCCTCcagatactgaaaaaaatcaatcacTACACCATCAGCTCTCCCATAAATAGAGACTAAATCCAAGATGTGTGACTCTTCCTCTTGCTGTCCAACACTTCAAGGTCCCAATCCCAGAATTCCTTATCTCCATAATCCCATTCAAAGTAGCTTCCACCTAAGCCAGCAGTCCAGAATTTGTCCTACTGAAAttattctgcttctgtttcattttaaatattggATTAGGAGAAGAAAACCCCCATAGTAAATCTAAAATACACAAGTCAGCTGCTAACTAAGCTTCACAATGTTTATTTGGCTGATTTTCCCGGATTTTCAGGAAGATAAACTTCCCATTTTGAGCTCTTACTCAAACTGTGTAGACATGTGATGTATGAGGTTTGGTTCTGCTATCAAATATTCCAATGCATGCAAACACAGTGAAGATGCAAACAGTGCTCAGGGCTAGTAAAGGATTGtagaaacaaaccccacaccaaGTAGGTTTTAACTACCGAACAACTATGTGAGTTACGCCACTATGACAATCAGGTTAAATCAATCTAATCTTTACTACTCCACCTTATACTCCTTCAGAGTTCACAGTTTTATTAAATCACATTCAGTGCTCTTACCATGCAAGCATTGCCAAAAGCAGACACATGCCTATGCATCTAAATGCCTTATAAATCATGTAAGTGGGATAAGGAAAATGATTAAAGCTCAACTTTCATCACAAACCCTCATGAACAGGAACACTGAATATACACAAACCTACTGTTTCAAAGCTTATTActttgttcaacatctttgtcactgacatggacaggggATTGAGAGCGCccccagcaagtttgccgatgacaccaagctgtgtggttctgttgatacgctggagggaaggaatgccattcagagggaccttgacacacttgtgaggtgggctgatgccaacctcatgaagtttaaccatgccaagtgcaaggtcctacacctgggtcagagcaatcccaggcacagctacaggctgggcagagaagagattcagagcagccctgtggagaaggacctgggggtgttggtcaatgggacaatgaacatgagccagcttcagtgtgtgcttgcagctcagaaagccaaccgtatcctgggctgcatcaaaaggagtgtgaccagcaggctgaaggaggtgatcgtgcccctctactctgctctcgtgagacctcacttggagtattgtgtgcagttctggtgccctcaacataaaaaggacatggaactgttagaacaagtccagaggagggccatgaggatgatcagaggactggtgcacctcccatatgaaaacaggctgagaaatttgggtctgttcagcctggagaagagaaggctgtgtggagacctcatagcagtattccagtatctgaagggggcctacagggatgctggggagggactattcattagggactgtagtgataggacaaggggtaacgggttgaaacttaaacagaggaagtttaaactggatataaggaagaaattctttactgtgagggtgctgaggcactagaatgggttgcccagggaggttgtgaatgctccatccctggtggtgttcaaggctgggttggacaagGCCTcgggtgacatagtttagtgtgaggtgtccctgcccatggcaggggggttggaactagatgatcttaaggttctttccaaccctaactattctatgattctatgattctacatctTGTGCCATCCACATGCCTGTGAGAACAGACACAATGCAGGATTTCTCTTTACATTAGCAGTTTGAGACTACTCAAGAACAAATGCATGTAATTAATAATTCtgtgaccagaaaaaaaattctgtcaAATGAAAACACTAAGTGTGTGGCTTAAGACTGTCTTCCAAATGCAACACATGTTCATTCTTCAA
Proteins encoded in this region:
- the SNX29 gene encoding sorting nexin-29, with translation MSGSQNNDTKRQFLLERLLDAVKQCQIRFGGRKEIASDSDSRVTCLCAQFEAVFQHGLRRSRGLALTAAAIKQAAGFSSKTETEPVFWYYVKEVLNKHELQRFYSLKTITTDIGRGRAWLRCALNEHSLERYVHMLLADKNRLGVFYEDWSFMMDEERSSMIPTMAAGLNSILFAINIDNKDLNGQSKCTPTVSDLLKESTQNVTSLLKESTQGVSSLLREITASSAVSILIKPDQDTDPLPVLSKSVNADLKCKKDRKKKKRVTNIISFDEEEDDHNLGDATKTLIIGESSEESVDRPSVFASPSSESILGKSLNGSESNHSWKSNSVFLNGEYEYQKLDVKSIDDEDAYEDELYGKSLGNKDTEGETEASEKPHELGTCNSQICSWSPLQVLNDDSDVLFPVSAVGSYSQTDNLENGEGHEHVHTAELVPRRSDLPYRVEVSPPAQVNTLSNMLPSATVPESMTINELRQAIVAMMNRKDELEEQNRSLRNLLDGEMEHSAALRQEMDNWRRKAAEQEERHAMKVQALARENEVLKVQLKKYVGAVQMLRREGQTVEVPPSIWSTDGEFPMPEQKQVENNEELASSYERKLIEVAEMHGELIEFNERLHRALMAKEALVSQMRQELIDLRGPVPGDLSQTSEDQSLSDFEISNRALINVWIPSVFLRGKAANAFHVYQVYIRIKDDEWNVYRRYAEFRSLHHKLQNKYQQVRTFNFPPKKAIGNKDAKFVEERRKQLQNYLRNVMNKIIQTVPEFTANPKKETLIQLMPFFIDIPPSGELGSKTNRSRVTTRFPKLSRSHQREPRSLEPQSGDL